Within Lolium rigidum isolate FL_2022 chromosome 5, APGP_CSIRO_Lrig_0.1, whole genome shotgun sequence, the genomic segment CGTCTTAAagaccatttttgtccggcgtggcccaatacggtgacgagcaggaagcgccaccgtaatGATGATGACAAGGCGGGGCCatcatcaaagaagaagaagtagttcaaaataatttatatgtaatttaattatatttttttgaagttttatatgtaatttatttatgttgcactgatttgaatattagtaaagagttttttctatctattaaaattatCTTTAATGTTTATGGCGACGTTTGGCGGACACGGCTGGGGTTTGGCGgacacggctggggagcgacatccccaaACGCTCCGGCAGCGTCTAGGAgacgctggagatgctctaagtagagcgacgtcctccaaacgctcaatccggcggcaTAGATGCTCTAAGGTAGACATATAAGGTACGGGTCGACTAGAAATCATCGTATTTGGGTTGTTTAAATACACAAAATATGGGTTGTTTAAAATATACTCATTGTGACGTCATTTTTATAGGTACAGAAAAATCATTAAATACATATTGATGAATTTAGCAGGTGACAACTAAGGAGTCAATTAGATAATAGTGCACACTATTGTTTAAGGAGTTTTCAAAGTTGACATATGGAGAATTGAATTTGACGCTTTCACGATGTTGATCAATTTTGGCGCCAAACTTGAGTCGCGACAGTTTTGATTACTGTAATTTTTTCGTTGCAACGTACGGATATGTTTCCTAGTTAAGCCAAAATAAACCGAACATTTCCGAACTCAGAGGCAAGACAGAAGTAAATTAGAGCTTGTTCCACGCTTGATTATTGATAGCTACATGGTAATTCAGCACTGACAAGTCCACACAACAACGCACACTAGGAACGCTCACACGGCGCTGAGCCAGCTCCTCCTACTGCAGGTCCTGCAGGAGCGGCGGCGCGACGTCGACCCTGGCGACACCGTCCCTGGCCTCGGCCACCttggccacctccacctccccgaCCAGCGCGTCCTTGGCCACATCCTCcatctccccctccccctcctcctcgtaGTTGGGGTCGTTGCGGTCGATGGCCGCCGGCAGAGGATCGAGCTCGCTGTCGACGATCCCGTCGGGGCCCTCCCAGGTGAACTTCCCGCCGCGGCCcgacttgggcggcggcgcgccgaTGCCGCGGGGCCCGTTGGCCGGGTGGCGCTCGAAGCGGTGCAGGCCCTTCTCCTCGAACTTGCGCTCGAAGTGCCTCGCCGTGTCCGGGTGCCGCGTCTCCGGGATCGGCACCTTCTCCTTCACCATGTGGCCCTCCTCGTCCCGGTGAACCACGCGCATGTGCGCCATCTTTTGGACTGGATCGACTGTTCGGCTGGATGAGTCGGAGCTTCGCTCTCGGCTAGTAGCTCTGGATAGGACTGTATGGGCGCGATGGGATAGATAAGCAGAGACGCGACGGCGGCGAGGCTTATGTAGGACGCGGGGTTTCGGTGGGCGGTGGAATGGTGGATAACTCAAGATGGCTCTAGAAAAGTGGGGAAGATGGCGGAAGCGGAAGGCGACGTCTAGAGGACGGGCTGGACTGGTACCGCCACGTCAAGCTCGAGAAATATGGTCGTGTCAAGACATGTGTCTGGTGTCGATTTGGCGCATCGATTCGTACGGGGTAGGTTGAGTCGGCGCTCTCGCGAGAAATCTTCTCATACCGCAATTGCAGAGTTTAGTCCTCTCTCGATCTCACTAGTAACACCGTCGGAGAAACCTTGCAGCAGAAATCTacttagtgcctattgttttttggcacggaaattagcgcaaaagtactttttatgcaagagtcctagctgaacgatttgagatcaacataaaatttgagaaatccatatcttccaaacttaccataacaattttaggagctgaacgatttgggagctcaacgggaagggggtaattgaaaaaaagctaagctacaaccttatttcTCCTATAAAGGTTGCaagactaccctctcaaccaggggGTCTGAAGGGGGCAAACGAATCTGGGTCGTCCAATCAGGTTGCAACAGTAAATCTCAAGTCCCACTTTTCACCACAGCCGTCGGATACGGTTATTTTTATTGTACTTCGTGCTTATCTGAATATGTCCATGACAGATGGGCCCTTGCGTCCGCGGGGCCGACGAGCAGAGGCAGCGGGGGTGGCCGTTCGCTGATGTCGCCTTCCTCCCCTCGTTTTCCTGTACGCATGGTggtgggtgaaaaccctagatcgggcCCGTGTGCTCCCCCACTCGTCTCCCTCCCG encodes:
- the LOC124658205 gene encoding uncharacterized protein LOC124658205 codes for the protein MAHMRVVHRDEEGHMVKEKVPIPETRHPDTARHFERKFEEKGLHRFERHPANGPRGIGAPPPKSGRGGKFTWEGPDGIVDSELDPLPAAIDRNDPNYEEEGEGEMEDVAKDALVGEVEVAKVAEARDGVARVDVAPPLLQDLQ